In the Balearica regulorum gibbericeps isolate bBalReg1 chromosome 3, bBalReg1.pri, whole genome shotgun sequence genome, GTGTCTCCCAAAACTAGAAGGAGGAAGATACTACTCCATCCCAGTACTGCTCTCAGTAATATCTTTATTCAAGttctcatttcttctcctctgctgaTGTATCCTGTAGGTCATGATTTGAGTCCGAACATACAGCACTACACAATCCCTTATTCTTTAGTTTCCAATGGTGATTCTCAATAGGAGACAGTAAAGGAAGGTAGAACACTACAAAAACATAGCAGGGCATAGGAGGTTCAtataacattttgtttaaactcAAGTCCTTCTTGTGAGGCTGCAGTGGAatagcagagaaggaagagaaagactGGGACTACTAGTTTGTACTCTGCACGCTGAGCTGGAACAGTCCACTCAGTTTACTGTCAATTATATTGTCAGCCAAAAGGATTCATTTCACACTATGCTGCTGATTCTTATTTTAGTTCTGTCAGAGTACTTCTCGTCCTGCCAAAGGACAGCGGAATCTGACCCCTAGTCTGCAATTTATGTTAACTGTTCTCAGTAAGCTTAATTTTTACTTCCTTGAGAAGTACTGGCCTAGACCCACAGTTGCCTGGTTTCCCTATGAGGCTGCTTTCCTTGAGACTGCCTGACAGGGAACAGCCACATAAGCTTGAGATGACCAAGCCCCGGGACATGTCAGAGTCTGATGGGGGGCTTCTGGCTACCTGACAGCAGTGGCTGTTGTGTCAGAAGCATGCAGCACGCTGCTGTATGAGACTCGAGCATTTGTAGTCAGAAAGCTGTGCCTTATTATATTTCTGTGTTGTGTTACTGTTGAACAGAGGTGGGGGAAACTCTGTTTTAAGAGGCTCTTGCAAATGCCTGTTAGTATTGGTTTCTGTTGTGGAGTGCTTACATTTCACCGTATTGCACAGTGAGAACTGCAGACACTGAAAGAAGCAGATTTCTGTCAAGAGACCATGTCTGCATGTGATTTGGAACAgctctctccctgctctccacTGATATATTTATTGCATTCCCtatatacttttaaattcccactgcagaaaggaaacatgTACAATAGTGCTACTCATTATAGCAGAAtcaaaaatcagcatttgtAAATTTCCTGTTACAcgtttctttttcctgttataCTATATATCtgttaaaatcaaatatatatatgtttaaaactGCTGGAGGTACAAAAATGAAGTATTCTGACCAAAGTGAAGAGGTTCAttagcattaaaaatgtatttctagaaGAATTAATCTTTGATTTTTGATTGTTGTTGATGCTTTTTGCATACTGCTTTAACATAACACTCAGGAGCAAACACTGACTgttgaaaaacagtatttttgtgcttaaatattttcctgaacagCTGAGATTAAATAAGGGCTATAAGGTGGCTGGTACATTATTAGTTTCAGACTTTTAAACATATGCTCATAAGAAGGgcctgtttattttatttattttcttatttcagggGAACTTTGtgatacttttgaaaattcttaATTGCTATCATGTAAGCAGAGATAATAGATTAACAATCagttaaaatactaatttttaaaaacacatatgTTGTGTCTAGTAATTTATTAGATGGCCgcaaaaaataaagtgttatgTGTGGGAAACTATTTATTCAAGTTATCACTGAGAGAAGTAAAATTCCTTTCCACATTAGCTGTTCAGACCACAGAAGACACCATAGATTTTACACTAagccaacattttcaaatgaacattttaatttcgGTTAAACATGTTAAAAAGAGGCTCTCACAGATGTACCTAAATAAAAATGCCTTGAGTCTTCAGTATGGTTGCGTGCTGCGAGTTCAGTTGCTCTGTAGTACACGCAGGTTCCCAGTATCTGTAGAAGCTGGAGTTTCAAACGTAGCATCAGGTATCTAGATTTGAAAACTATGAACTTAAGGCAAACTTTCTCCTCTGACAGCACTATACTATACATGGCCTGAGGGGACACGACTCATTTTGATGCCAGGAATCTGTGTGAACTTAATAACTAAAGCTTTGGCAGCTGGACGGAGAAGAGGTTCTGCGCTGCCTCTTCACCTTACTGCCTGTACGTAGTAACCAGCTGCCTTTGGGACCTGCTAATTAGTGGTCTGGCCTTGCTGGACAGCAGCTTCAATTCTTTCAGAGCTACTGGTAATATTGATAACATTACTGACAGCTAATATAGTCTCTTGATATTAAATTGTTTCTCTTGACATTAAATTGTTAAGCATAATAAAATTCTGATTGTAAGCACGGCAGATGTTTCATTTAGCAAACAagaaagctgcttctgtcaGACGTAGGACTACAGTAACTTCCGTGCTCTCTCAAATCCGTGGCCTACTCTGTCCCAGTGACTATCTTGGTTGGGATCTTAGCAAATAAAGGGCTGACCTTCACTTGCAGAGTTTGGAGGGGAGTTCTGAGTCAAGGAAGACTGAGTTGCTACATGTTGTGTAATGCTTCATGGCATctccaagagaaaaatacaagaagCCACAGTGGAAAAATCAGGTGTGATGGGTTGGTAGGAATCACAAGAATAGGAGCGAGAGAACTTGAAGCGTAGCTGGCTTGGCCAGGAAAGCTGTTGAGCAGTTCCACTCCTGACTGGCTGAAGTTGGTGCACAGCAGAGCTTGGgtggctctgcagcaggaggacAGCAAAGCTGAATTTGGAGAGGTGCAGTGTAAGATGTGCTCAGTGCTCTTTGTGCCTTGAACTCTGCTCACGTTAGCCATGCCCTGTTTTGAAACGATGGACCATTCAGGTGGCGTCACTGAATTGTCCTAGTCCTTATGTCAGCGAACCCGCTGTAAATCCATTGTTACATTGCGTACAGGAAGAGGTGGTAAGCATCACCCACGCACCTGAGAGGGTAGAACTAAACTAGCAAGGTGCCGCTACGATTtctggtagggtttttttggggggggggggggtgcggtGGGGAAAGCCTGTATGTCTCTTCAGAGCTGCCGAGCGCCGATGGGCAGAGCAGGGTgtgccccggggcgggggcgcggggggagCTCTGCTGCACCGCGGCGCCACCTGCTGGCGCTGGCGGGAGCAGCAGCACCGGCGGCCCGTGCGCGGGAATCGGCCCGGCTGCTTCTTCACGCTGACGGAATGAACGGGTTTAATCGTCCTATAGCCGCACGGAGTTTTAAAACAAGCATTGCAGTAGTGGAAAACTGCTCTAACCGTTAGTTAGAGCCCAGAAGAGTGGTTTCACGTGGTATCGTTGCTGAAATGCAATGATTTTTAATGTGCGGGGATGTGTTTCCTATGAGCATAAATTATCGACGGGATAGTGAGTGAttgataaaaatatgtattactCTAAGCTTTGTGACTGTTTAAATTATCTTGTCATTACTTACAAAGTCAGAGGTGAAATGACAAGAGCAAACTGGCACAATATTTCCTTGATGAGTTATAATTGCTGTAATTAATCTATGTCCATCATTCTGAAGCAGCATCACGATTGTTCAGCAGTTTGTCTCGTGGAAGGAAACTGAAGCCACAGTTCAGGGTGCCTTGTCCGTACACCTTCTGAGACAGCCTGTATTTGCCGCAGAAGCAAGTCGTTGCTAAGATCTGTTCCAGACGCTGAGGTGATGCACCAGCTTTGGTGATACTAGATTTTTATTTgatctttgtgggttttttggtgctGTGGCAATGCCTGCTTCCAGCTTTTAAGTGGCTTTATTATTAAAGGTGGTTCCCCGTAGCTTTAcaatctgctgctttttatgcCAGTGTGAAAACCCAGGGGTGGTAGTAGGTAACTGATCTTTATATCTTGGTAAGGGATATAAAAGATTTTACGCTGTCTCAGGTTGGGTTGTTAATATCCCCTGACTGCAGTTACCACTGTTGTAATCTGAGGGCAGGCTGATAAGTAGTAAACCCTACTAAATTCCAGTCAACTCTTATCCCTAAACGGAGAAGTGATGGATCAGTGAGGACTTGGTTTGATAATGTTTTAAGTTCTCTTTTTCGATAatgtaaaagagaaatcttcattttcagaaccTAGGAGATGGTGGTTATCTAGTTTTATATTGTaccttttgcagaaaataaccAGCTGTCAGTAATAATCAGACTTTTTAAACTCTCTTCCTGCAGTCtcttaggaaaataatttaaaatcagtcCACCTTTGATTATCTCTGGGCATTGAAGCTCTGTCTGTATTAGCAAGTAACATTGACCAACAACACTGGGCCAGTGAAGCAACTTGAGGCTGAGGACCTGACATCTACGACCATTccaaggcatttttaaaatttgaactGACTCTGGCCTTGCTCCAAGGCTTGAATGCCTATTTGCAGTGCGAGTATGTTATGTGTGCTCCTAGAATGCATCTTCAGTTTTGTGTCACCCTAAAGAAACCCAGTTCATGCATTTTGGGACTGTTCAGCAGTACACAAACTCATGACCAGTAAGCATGGGAGATTTGATTCCAAAGGGCACTCCTGACCTGAACCCTGGGCTTGTCCAGGCACACCCACAGCCATCCTCTCTAGGCACTTCACAAAATAGAAGGACGTGTGCAACATTAAACACAAGTTTAATAACTGACATATGACTTGAAACAAAATGgcacatttttaaacaagtgtATGTGCTATTTAATAACTTCCACATCATGACATCTTTCATGGCTTGTGGGGTTTTGAGCTTGCAACCTCAGAACTCTGTAGCCGTCCACTCCTGGTGCAGTGGGCTGTTTTCTGATGCAAAACACACAGgtattgaaataaattttatagaaaagaatGGATTTAGccaatttgtgatttttttttttaaagttaaatagTAGTAGTGTCATGTAAAAGGtaaagtctgatgtgtggctgagggaggccctcccattgagtcatgaggttcagaaaggacccccttgttttctaaactctttctcagagaggagcctaggtgcagctaggtccagtcttagtctCAGGCTTGGTCAACGGTtcatgtctaaaggattatatatatAGCCTCTTACCAGAGTCAgcgtttgcctgtcagagcccccaaaGAACTTACACCAACTcaattttgcaaagttgaaactaatagaaagtttattaaagcgACAGATTTAAAGAGTttggaattgccgttgataaatgcactcaCTGCAATAGTGCTAATATATGTCTATGATTATAACTATAATTCCAGCAAAATACTATCCCGGGTATTCTCACCAAAAGGGTGAAATCACAATTGCTTACCGAGAAGGCGTCCCtgtcttgggtggaggagaaggagcacagcctgtcGACGGCCACTTCGaggtcttcaatttcttctctcgCCCTCCAGGGGTAACTTCTTCAATATCCTTTATACTCCAGTCTTAGTTGTTCCCTCCCAGGGGTGacgtttaacatgatttgggtggagagtcgaGTACTctagtcatatatgtttagcgtgtactccttttagctcattagcatatttaggggtgtcaactttaatattcattttgtggataatgaagcaaaaggtctgGCTCTGGGCACCGTGGCCTTCAAAATTCTATGTAGAAACCGTCTATCTTTTATTCCGcattctctagccaaaacagggccGTCTTGCCGCTGTAAGACTCCCTCCTTcggctgcttctcataccaaccttgtggatctccatccacaatgtttgtaCAAGAGCGGACACctgtgtttttaacctcttaggTGCAATTCCCACATCATCCACCCCGTGACTATAGTCACTCGATTCAAGATCCAGATCATGTTTGTATAAAGTCTATCTGGGGAGTATCCCTTACATTTgaagttttttcctctttactcGGGTGTAGCTCCAATTCCGTCCACCCAGACGCCACATGTACTTGATGAATGAATACCCGGGTTAGCATGGATTTGATGCAAGCTGATAatacacaaaccaaaacaatcatAATGATTATTATCAATATGAATTGCAATAAAGAAGCAAGCCATCATGATAGTGAGAATCCTAAACCATGTAAAAGTTTGTTCAACCATCCTACTTCCATGCGTCCTCTACATGCTTTTGCTACATGCTTCGTATGCTCTAATTGTTCATTAAGGTTTTGTGTTACATTTAGTGTGTGGATACAGCAAGTGTCGTTGGCTAAGTTCAAGTATCCACACACTCCATGTTCATGCAATAACGACAAACCTAATGTCAGTCTGTTCTGTAATGCCATTTTTGATGTACCCTGTAGCTGCGTATTCAATTCTTCCAACCCGACACAAGTTGCAGTAGCCAATGCTTCAGAATGTCTAGTGAGGTTATATAACATCATTTGATTCTGGAATGCTGCTGTTTGAGGTGTGAAAATTGATTCCCGAACCCATCCAACCATGGTTCCTGTTGTCGGATGTGGCCAGGGGTCTTTTGATTGTCTTTTGATTCATCCCCACAGAGCTGGTACGAGAGGTTGCTTCCTCCAGAAGGGGTAAAGTGTTAACAGTCCCAGTGTGTGTTGACGTCGTTGGCCCTCCACGGATAAGTCTGTGGTCCAAGTTCCGTCACTACTAACCCACACAGTGTGTCCCATAGAGGGTATACAGAGTTTTGAACAAATTATATCAAAACGGGCATCATTGTTTGTCAAATGAGACCAAGTGTCATTGAAGTGGGGTAATTATGACAAATACAACCTAATCAGAGGGCTCAAGCTATCGGGCCCGGTCTCTGGATTTCAATTTCTGGACTACTGCAATTATAAACTTTAGTGCAATTCCAGTTATGACCTTTTGGACTATCTAAGCAAGAAATATTAAAGTTTGCATATCGGACACTGACATGTATGGAATTGTCTGGTAATCCAATGGTCTCATTCCAATCAATGCACCAGTCAGTAATCTGCATATAAGCCCAGTCACCATGTTGGGGTGCTCCCCACACCCTGGGTATACACATTCCCCGTGGTGTGTTGGTGCACTGGTCTCCAGAAGGATGATAGATTGTCCCAGTTGTTTCACCACCAGTCTCAAACTTTGGTGGTTTAGTAATATTGCAGTTACCTATGGTTCCATTTCCCTTAGGGGTCCATTATAGGACATGTTTCCCTTCCTCAGTGTGCCATGTTAGACTGGTATAGGGGAGTCCATGATCCCTGGTGCAATTTCCTGGTATTcggagtacctgtgaacacaaaagaagaagTGCTCGGTCTTGATTTGACCGGCAGATAATAGATTAGAAAATGGGTACTATCCATCCAGTACTGATtcgatggagttttccagagCTGTCTTTCGCTTCCCAAGtttgggttactaattctgcaGTGTTTGGTACGGCTGCCATTAAAGGTGCAATATTGGCACTCAGAcgcctataatcaattgtaagACACCACTGTCCATTCGGGttttttactggccagacaggagaattataGAGGAAGTGTGTGCGAGTAATAACAcctcttttttccaaatctgttaCTACCCCGTCAATGCCCGAatgtgcggctgctggcaggggtactgctttacattagtaatttTCGATGGGGGTAAAGGTACAGACATTTCTAATAAATTTATAGCTTTAGGCTCATCATCTTAAAGCCATACTATTTCTCCATCACATTGTCTGGCAaaactccagactgacccatcagggagtttccacactctgccgTACAACACATCAAACCCCAATATGTTACTACTAGCAGCACCGACCAATACTTCAGTGCGGGTCAATTTCTTTTCACCTGGGAGCCACAGGGCAATTTTTGCTCTAGGGCATTCCTTTATGATCCCATCAATCCCTGTTAATTTTGCCTTACAGCAACCGGGTTTTATATTTAGGCATTCCGcggtctccttggtgattactgCCATTTGCGCACCCGTATCAATGACGAAATTTGTAAAAATTCTCCGTGGTCctactggaatagcaatgaTAGGTTTGTGATGCTTATTAGAGAGCCATTGCATAGCTAGTACTCACtgggcagggtggctcactgccctccccggggatgcaagttttttgttggGGCAGCAGGGGTATCTGTTAAATCAATCAAGTTGTGCTGCGGGGCTGAGGGCACAGATCTAGCAGGAATCGGTTTCTTTCCTGTTGTCTGGCTACTCCCTGCTGAATTaattctttggcttagtgaATGTACCAGAGCTCGGAGGTCGGTGGTGGGTGTGCCATATAGTATCTGTCGTGGCACTCCCATCGCCAGGGCTCTACGCCACAGGTCGTTACGTTCCTTATCAAACTTAGGTGTGCACTCTGGTTTAAGCTTAGTGCTACGAACCTGACGAACTCGCCGAGGGGGTGGTTGTGGTGTTTTCCCGGTGGTCGGTTCGATCCAGCCCATGCGGCGCCCATAACTCACTAACTCTTGTACAAACTCATTCCAGGTGGGAATCTGCTGATTCCTATAATTAGGTCTCCCTGCTCGGCGTGCATGGTAAGGTCCAGCACTAGCCTCCTGAGTGGCTCTAATCCTGTCCTGGACACTGGCTACATATGTCTTTAGACTATCTGGGAGCCCACGGATAAGGGGAGTTAATTGTGCTGGATCAACAGGGGCTAGCATTGGGGATCTCCTCAACATATCCCTCTCATACATCgcttgtatgcaggctgccttttgtacagacacaaccaagtcagagaatcctgaGGTTTTGATAACAAGGGGTTCTCCTCTGTCTTGCGGATCTATGCTGCCAGCCCAGTTAGCAGCCCGCAttgttaatgaataattatgatcGCCCggtgtagtggttaaaaacactccaggaCCCCAGTAGCCTTCAGCTTCTACCTCGCTCAGTAAGATTCGATCCCCCC is a window encoding:
- the LOC142601014 gene encoding uncharacterized protein LOC142601014, producing the protein MDKLLRKYNSTPSQAGIEWAQKYWRDEDKVVERTELCRIEQKIKEGKGKGIVCAVLGACLSCAQKEIKTSPSPERIADVEYASLKSENEVLKTSLTLEREENEKLKTSLTLEKENNEKLGTRVDSLMSDNQNLNMEIRELKLLVATFERREKQLQENLLNFLLDQMPSSVSAKQVHKLIHCADPETWDGDIWNDNDNDELVADSVLTPKSVPMRPLIKNKTTDEGDDDVCTMVHTIPWSPAELAKLQEKYSRHLEESETEYVWRVSLTGGDRILLSEVEAEGYWGPGVFLTTTPGDHNYSLTMRAANWAGSIDPQDRGEPLVIKTSGFSDLVVSVQKAACIQAMYERDMLRRSPMLAPVDPAQLTPLIRGLPDSLKTYVASVQDRIRATQEASAGPYHARRAGRPNYRNQQIPTWNEFVQELVSYGRRMGWIEPTTGKTPQPPPRRVRQVRSTKLKPECTPKFDKERNDLWRRALAMGVPRQILYGTPTTDLRALVHSLSQRINSAGSSQTTGKKPIPARSVPSAPQHNLIDLTDTPAAPTKNLHPRGGQ